A stretch of the Haloplanus aerogenes genome encodes the following:
- a CDS encoding ester cyclase, with product MVDATTESKRIVNAYVDVWNERTYPSIPDVVSESFVMYDPAAPEGEVHGRDGLETFIRNVVTAFPDFEVSVGDMLSSDGLVMYDATITMTHEGAFGGIGPTGREVEIDEMSKFRVSNGKIREHRVYFDQQDVLEQLGVTSE from the coding sequence ATGGTAGACGCCACAACAGAATCCAAACGGATCGTGAACGCCTACGTGGACGTGTGGAACGAACGGACGTATCCGAGCATACCGGATGTCGTCTCGGAATCGTTCGTGATGTACGACCCCGCCGCGCCCGAAGGGGAAGTACACGGGCGCGACGGGCTGGAGACGTTCATCCGCAACGTGGTGACCGCGTTTCCCGATTTCGAAGTGTCGGTCGGTGATATGCTCTCCAGCGACGGTCTGGTGATGTACGACGCGACGATAACGATGACACACGAGGGAGCATTCGGCGGTATTGGCCCGACTGGACGGGAGGTCGAAATCGACGAGATGTCCAAATTCCGCGTCTCGAACGGCAAGATCCGAGAGCATCGGGTCTACTTCGACCAACAGGACGTCCTCGAACAACTCGGGGTCACGTCGGAGTGA
- a CDS encoding TAXI family TRAP transporter solute-binding subunit codes for MSDDSTRRRFLRAAGVTGVAALAGCSGGGGGGDGGDGDEGGDGGNGGGGGDTRLSWHAGGTGGTYFPLSNEFKSVVEANTDFTLNVQSTGASVENVGNLASGDADFALIQNDIAYFAKNGTGIEAFQGNAVDNLMGVATLYPETITVVTLQSTDVETLSDLSGATINTGDLGSGTQVNALQILEAVGITDFNEQNASFSQAADQLRNGDIDAAFVVGGWPVGAIEDLATTNDLHIVPIQGDNRQAVKDAASWFADDTIPAGTYTGVDSAVETVAVQAMIATRSGVSESTVETVTGAIFDNVDELTIKTDFISRDSAQDGMSIELHPGAAAYFDA; via the coding sequence ATGTCAGACGATTCCACTCGACGACGATTCCTTCGCGCAGCCGGAGTAACTGGCGTCGCCGCGCTCGCTGGATGTAGCGGCGGCGGCGGTGGCGGCGACGGCGGCGACGGCGACGAGGGGGGCGACGGTGGCAACGGCGGCGGTGGCGGCGACACCCGCCTCTCGTGGCACGCCGGCGGCACCGGCGGGACGTACTTCCCGCTCTCGAACGAGTTCAAGTCCGTCGTCGAGGCGAACACGGACTTCACGCTGAACGTCCAGTCGACGGGCGCCAGCGTGGAGAACGTGGGGAATCTCGCCAGCGGCGACGCGGACTTCGCGCTGATCCAGAACGACATCGCCTACTTCGCGAAGAACGGCACGGGCATCGAGGCGTTCCAGGGGAACGCCGTCGACAACCTGATGGGCGTCGCGACGCTCTACCCCGAGACGATTACCGTCGTCACGCTCCAGAGTACGGACGTCGAGACGCTCTCGGACCTCTCGGGCGCGACGATCAACACCGGTGACCTCGGCTCCGGCACGCAGGTCAACGCCCTCCAGATCCTCGAAGCGGTCGGCATCACTGACTTCAACGAGCAGAACGCTTCCTTCTCGCAGGCGGCCGACCAGCTCCGCAACGGCGACATCGACGCCGCGTTCGTCGTCGGCGGGTGGCCCGTCGGCGCCATCGAGGACCTCGCGACGACCAACGACCTCCACATCGTCCCCATCCAGGGTGATAATCGGCAGGCCGTCAAGGACGCCGCCTCGTGGTTCGCGGACGACACCATCCCCGCGGGCACCTACACCGGCGTCGACAGCGCCGTCGAGACGGTGGCCGTGCAGGCGATGATCGCCACCCGATCCGGCGTCTCCGAGTCGACCGTCGAGACGGTCACCGGGGCCATCTTCGACAACGTCGACGAACTGACGATCAAGACGGACTTCATCAGCCGCGACTCGGCACAGGACGGCATGTCCATCGAACTCCACCCCGGCGCGGCCGCGTACTTCGACGCGTAA
- the rnz gene encoding ribonuclease Z, translated as MSMRVTFLGTSGAVPTTQRAPSAVLVNREGERFLFDCGEGTQRQMMRFGTGFDISHIFVTHLHGDHILGIPGLIQSLDFNDRTDALAIHVPPRSREAIQDLVHAGGHQPGFPVRIHEVTPGSVAYDAEAFEVRTVETDHRTRSMGFALVEDDRPGRFDRQRAEELGVPVGPKFGRLHEGEAVELDDGRVIEPDQVVGDPRPGRRLVYTGDTRPVDAVVDVAADADLLIHDATFADDERQRARHTGHSTAREAGQVAARAGVDRLALTHVSSRYAGGWERLEREAAEVFDGECFVASDGQKLDVPYPE; from the coding sequence ATGTCGATGCGCGTGACGTTTCTCGGCACTAGCGGGGCGGTCCCGACGACCCAGCGGGCGCCGAGTGCCGTCCTCGTCAACCGCGAGGGCGAGCGCTTCCTGTTCGACTGTGGCGAGGGCACCCAGCGCCAGATGATGCGCTTCGGGACCGGCTTCGACATCTCCCACATCTTCGTCACGCATCTCCACGGCGACCACATCCTCGGCATCCCCGGCCTGATCCAGTCGCTCGATTTCAACGACCGCACCGACGCGCTGGCGATTCACGTCCCGCCGCGCTCCCGTGAGGCGATTCAGGATCTGGTCCACGCCGGCGGCCACCAGCCCGGCTTCCCCGTGCGCATCCACGAGGTGACGCCCGGGTCGGTCGCGTACGACGCCGAGGCGTTCGAGGTGCGGACCGTCGAAACCGACCACCGCACGCGGTCGATGGGCTTTGCCCTCGTCGAAGACGACCGTCCCGGCCGGTTCGACCGCCAGCGCGCCGAGGAACTCGGCGTCCCCGTCGGCCCGAAGTTCGGCCGACTCCACGAGGGCGAGGCGGTCGAACTCGACGACGGCCGCGTGATCGAACCGGATCAGGTGGTGGGCGATCCCCGACCCGGCCGGCGACTGGTCTACACCGGCGACACCCGGCCCGTGGACGCCGTGGTCGACGTGGCCGCGGACGCGGATCTCCTGATCCACGACGCGACGTTCGCGGACGACGAACGCCAGCGGGCACGACACACGGGGCACTCGACCGCCCGCGAGGCGGGACAGGTGGCCGCCCGGGCCGGTGTCGACCGTCTCGCCCTGACCCACGTCTCCTCCCGGTACGCCGGGGGGTGGGAGCGTCTCGAACGCGAGGCCGCCGAGGTGTTCGACGGCGAGTGTTTCGTCGCGAGCGACGGACAGAAACTGGACGTGCCGTATCCGGAGTGA
- a CDS encoding AAA family ATPase — MDAPLWTETHAPDLDDLPQASVRDRLQRAIDEPMNLVVQGPPGSGKTAAVRALADVAHTDENDLVELNVADFFDRTKKEIREDPRFKQFLTGRSRMAKRDMINRVLKESASYAPVSGEYKTIVLDNAEAIREDFQQALRRVMERHHRTTQFVIVTRQPSTLIAPIRSRCFPVPVRAPTADEIETVLARILDAEEVAYDDEGVEFVAGYADGDLRKAILGAQTTAVETGEVTMATVHETLQDVGYDDELASILEAAERGDVADARKTVGTLLDDEGYDGQSLLVDLLDAARKRYDGETLAALHRLAGEVDHDLVTGTDDRLHLTHLLATWGQRARA, encoded by the coding sequence ATGGACGCCCCGCTGTGGACGGAGACGCACGCACCCGACCTCGACGACCTGCCGCAGGCGTCGGTCCGTGACCGCCTCCAGCGAGCCATCGACGAGCCGATGAACCTCGTCGTCCAGGGGCCGCCCGGATCGGGCAAGACCGCCGCCGTCCGAGCGCTCGCCGATGTGGCCCACACGGACGAGAACGACCTCGTCGAACTCAACGTCGCCGACTTCTTCGACCGGACGAAAAAGGAGATTCGCGAGGATCCTCGGTTCAAGCAGTTTCTCACCGGCCGCTCCCGGATGGCGAAACGCGACATGATCAACCGCGTGCTGAAGGAGTCGGCCAGTTACGCGCCAGTCTCCGGCGAGTACAAGACCATCGTCCTCGACAACGCCGAAGCGATCCGCGAGGACTTCCAGCAGGCGCTCCGCCGGGTGATGGAACGCCACCACCGCACCACGCAGTTCGTCATCGTCACCCGCCAGCCATCGACGCTCATCGCGCCCATCCGCTCCCGGTGTTTCCCCGTCCCCGTCCGGGCACCGACGGCCGACGAAATCGAGACGGTGCTCGCACGCATCCTCGACGCCGAGGAGGTCGCGTACGACGACGAGGGCGTGGAGTTCGTCGCCGGCTACGCCGACGGCGACCTCCGGAAGGCGATTCTCGGCGCGCAGACGACCGCCGTCGAGACGGGCGAGGTGACGATGGCGACGGTCCACGAGACGCTGCAGGACGTGGGCTACGACGACGAACTGGCGTCGATTCTGGAGGCGGCCGAGCGAGGCGACGTAGCCGACGCCAGAAAGACCGTCGGCACCCTCCTCGACGACGAGGGCTACGACGGCCAGTCCCTCCTCGTCGACTTGCTCGACGCGGCGCGCAAGCGCTACGACGGCGAGACGCTCGCCGCCCTCCACCGACTCGCGGGCGAGGTGGACCACGACCTGGTGACCGGCACGGACGACCGCCTCCACCTCACGCACCTGCTGGCGACGTGGGGCCAGCGGGCACGAGCATGA
- a CDS encoding universal stress protein: MTFLVPFDGSGLAEAALVRATEFASVFDEDVLAVSVVPKGNTGYARERGWLDRDEPFDLQSVVATLHTQVTDLCPSANFWHLTVDTHASPSTIATRIRQRAQREDVSMVFVGSDNAGHLVTEVSSVGGPIAAAEAYDVVIVRNRTPARIARLADASPDRDPKSDFYYPDKEDEHVTRSKTDDDP; encoded by the coding sequence ATGACCTTCCTCGTTCCCTTCGACGGGTCGGGGCTCGCGGAGGCGGCGCTCGTCCGTGCGACCGAGTTCGCGAGCGTGTTCGACGAGGACGTACTGGCGGTGAGCGTCGTCCCCAAGGGGAATACCGGATACGCCCGCGAGCGTGGCTGGCTGGACCGGGACGAGCCGTTCGATCTGCAGTCCGTCGTGGCGACGCTACACACGCAGGTGACGGACCTGTGTCCGAGCGCCAACTTCTGGCACCTGACGGTCGATACGCACGCGTCGCCCAGCACCATCGCGACGCGCATCCGACAACGCGCTCAGCGAGAGGACGTGTCGATGGTGTTCGTCGGCAGCGACAACGCCGGCCACCTGGTGACGGAGGTGAGTAGCGTGGGTGGGCCGATCGCCGCCGCCGAGGCCTACGACGTGGTCATCGTCCGGAACCGCACTCCGGCCCGGATCGCTCGGCTCGCGGACGCCTCGCCGGACCGCGATCCGAAGTCCGATTTCTACTACCCCGACAAAGAAGACGAACACGTCACCCGGTCGAAGACCGACGACGACCCGTGA
- a CDS encoding protein sorting system archaetidylserine decarboxylase codes for MTGPSFSLAPGARRFALPPLVAALPLAIVAPPLGALALALGGFVIWFFRDPERTPPPNGVVAPADGRVSVVREEDDCLRVGVFMNVTDVHVLRAPMDGTVETATHRPGAHRPAFTKDSDRNERVDVTLDTHGVSMIAGWFARRIYPYLTAGDEVARGDRIGHIAFGSRADVRLPAEYDRDDLLVSEGDKVRAGETVVALRSR; via the coding sequence ATGACGGGACCCTCGTTCTCGCTCGCGCCCGGCGCGCGTCGGTTCGCCCTTCCGCCACTCGTCGCCGCACTACCGCTCGCCATCGTGGCGCCGCCACTGGGCGCGCTCGCACTCGCCCTCGGCGGCTTCGTGATCTGGTTCTTTCGCGATCCGGAGCGGACGCCGCCACCGAACGGCGTCGTCGCCCCCGCCGACGGCCGCGTCTCCGTCGTCCGTGAGGAGGACGACTGCCTCCGCGTCGGCGTGTTCATGAACGTCACCGACGTGCACGTCCTCCGGGCGCCGATGGACGGGACGGTGGAGACGGCCACGCACCGCCCCGGTGCGCACCGCCCGGCGTTCACCAAAGATTCCGACCGGAACGAGCGCGTGGACGTAACCCTCGACACCCACGGCGTATCGATGATCGCCGGCTGGTTCGCCCGGCGCATCTACCCCTACCTCACCGCCGGCGACGAGGTGGCCCGGGGCGACCGGATCGGCCACATCGCCTTCGGGAGCCGAGCCGACGTGCGCTTGCCCGCCGAGTACGACCGGGACGACCTCCTCGTCAGCGAGGGTGACAAGGTGCGCGCGGGCGAGACGGTCGTGGCGCTTCGGTCGAGGTAA
- a CDS encoding DUF460 domain-containing protein, which translates to MNARTSALDALVFGVDVQSGDVRGDAPSYAVVAFDGENVDRDVVSFRKLRRLVEREEPAILATDNVYELATDRDDLVRFLRWLPDGTRLVQVTGAERPEPLSRVASRHGVPYGKKPMKEAEAAARLAAANVGHEVTAFTDTTTVKVSRGRSTGKGGWSQDRYTRRIHGNVKARAREVESALDEANLDYERDVTEKYGGYANATFTVEAAPEDLPVSRERSGDTRIEIERERRDGIEFEPLVKRRDRVLVGIDPGTTTAVAVVSLDGDVLDVYSTRTDDTAAVIEWLVDRGRPVVVAADVEPMPETVEKFRRSFDAAGWKPDTDLPVDEKLHRTRDHTYDNDHERDALAAALFAFDAYEDRFERITRKVPPQFDRGEVIDRVVSGDASVEAVLRDLTDDDESEEEESTHEPRELSPEERRIKRLERQVDRLESQVEELEGKLAEKDERIAEYEEELSEARREERREARERREVNRLQRETERLERERDEECERADELESKLDRLKTLWKLDHSDFADVSEGRDLVPVKVIEQFTRDAIDAADEAYGLAAGDVVYLRDASGAGRSTAERLVETEPRVVLRDGNLSDAADEVLFEHGVPVAPADDVTIQEVDELAVARESEVAAAIEDWERRADERSKEQKAEMVDQIISEHRAESGD; encoded by the coding sequence GTGAACGCCCGGACGAGTGCGCTCGACGCGCTGGTGTTCGGCGTCGACGTACAGAGCGGCGACGTCCGCGGGGACGCCCCCTCCTACGCGGTGGTCGCCTTCGACGGCGAGAACGTCGACCGGGACGTGGTGTCGTTCCGCAAACTCCGACGCCTCGTCGAGCGCGAGGAACCGGCCATCCTCGCCACCGACAACGTCTACGAACTCGCGACCGACCGCGACGACCTCGTGCGATTTCTGCGGTGGCTCCCCGACGGCACCCGTCTCGTGCAGGTGACTGGCGCGGAGCGCCCTGAACCCCTCTCGCGGGTCGCGTCCCGCCACGGCGTCCCCTACGGCAAGAAGCCGATGAAGGAAGCCGAGGCTGCCGCCCGCCTCGCGGCCGCGAACGTCGGCCACGAGGTGACGGCCTTCACCGACACGACGACGGTGAAGGTGTCGCGCGGGCGGTCGACCGGCAAGGGCGGGTGGAGTCAGGACCGCTACACTCGACGCATCCACGGCAACGTCAAAGCGCGGGCCCGCGAGGTGGAGTCCGCGCTGGACGAGGCGAACCTCGACTACGAGCGCGACGTGACCGAGAAGTACGGCGGCTACGCCAACGCCACCTTCACCGTCGAAGCGGCGCCCGAGGACCTCCCGGTCTCCCGCGAGCGGTCGGGCGACACCCGGATCGAAATCGAGCGCGAGCGCCGCGACGGCATCGAGTTCGAACCCCTCGTGAAACGTCGGGACCGCGTCCTCGTCGGCATCGACCCCGGGACGACGACCGCCGTCGCCGTCGTTTCCCTCGACGGCGACGTACTCGACGTGTACTCCACCCGGACCGACGACACGGCCGCCGTCATCGAGTGGTTGGTCGACCGCGGCCGGCCCGTCGTCGTCGCCGCGGACGTGGAGCCGATGCCCGAGACGGTCGAGAAGTTCCGCCGGAGTTTCGACGCCGCGGGCTGGAAGCCCGACACCGACCTGCCGGTCGACGAGAAACTCCACCGCACCCGCGATCACACCTACGACAACGACCACGAACGCGACGCCCTCGCGGCCGCCCTGTTCGCGTTCGACGCGTACGAGGACCGGTTCGAGCGCATCACCCGGAAGGTACCCCCGCAGTTCGACCGCGGCGAAGTGATCGACCGCGTCGTCTCCGGCGACGCCTCCGTCGAGGCCGTCCTCCGCGACCTGACCGACGACGACGAGAGCGAGGAGGAGGAGTCGACCCACGAACCCCGCGAACTCTCGCCGGAGGAGCGGCGGATCAAGCGACTCGAACGGCAGGTCGACCGGCTAGAGTCACAGGTCGAGGAGTTAGAGGGGAAACTGGCCGAAAAGGACGAGCGCATCGCGGAGTACGAGGAGGAGTTATCCGAGGCCCGCCGCGAGGAGCGCCGGGAAGCCCGCGAGCGCCGCGAGGTCAACCGCCTCCAGCGCGAAACCGAGCGACTGGAGCGCGAACGTGACGAGGAGTGCGAACGCGCCGACGAGTTGGAGTCGAAACTGGATCGCCTGAAGACGCTGTGGAAACTCGATCACTCCGACTTCGCGGACGTATCGGAGGGACGCGATCTCGTGCCCGTCAAGGTGATCGAACAGTTCACCCGCGACGCCATCGACGCCGCGGACGAGGCGTACGGGCTGGCGGCGGGGGACGTGGTCTACCTCCGCGACGCCAGCGGCGCCGGCCGGTCGACGGCCGAGCGACTCGTCGAGACGGAGCCCCGAGTCGTCCTCCGGGACGGCAACCTCTCCGACGCCGCCGACGAGGTGCTGTTCGAGCACGGGGTGCCCGTCGCCCCCGCGGACGACGTGACGATACAGGAGGTGGACGAACTCGCCGTCGCCCGCGAGAGCGAGGTGGCGGCGGCCATCGAGGACTGGGAGCGCCGCGCGGACGAACGCTCCAAGGAGCAGAAGGCGGAGATGGTCGACCAGATTATCAGCGAACACCGGGCCGAGAGTGGTGACTAG